One segment of Anatilimnocola aggregata DNA contains the following:
- a CDS encoding UbiA family prenyltransferase — protein MTSPPEYQRPSRSPLKPLLPMLRLMRLPNVFTAIADVLMGFVFARHSFSPGGALLCLVAASGLLYTAGMILNDVFDLEVDRQERPQRPLPSGQIPVAQARVLGFLMLLMGVGFGWLAGYLYQDDRLMPFAFPWRSGVIATLLAIAVLSYDGIVKKTLLGPLNMGLCRSLNVLLGMSLAGASRADEVVYLGGYSLLGYTAAQLVVAAGMGIYVLGITIYAKFEAEQSNTWKLLLGVLVMTSGVVLLGLVALLTKLTIQPNYVYWVLLGLLTVTILRRTISAAFDGSPKLVQGAVKHAILSIIMLDAALCLASGPPPYAIIVVSLLAPAMLLGKWVYST, from the coding sequence GTGACCTCTCCTCCCGAATATCAACGCCCGTCGCGCTCGCCCCTGAAGCCGTTGCTTCCCATGCTCCGGCTGATGCGTCTGCCCAATGTCTTCACCGCCATTGCCGACGTGCTGATGGGCTTCGTCTTTGCCCGGCATTCGTTCAGTCCCGGTGGCGCGCTCCTGTGCTTGGTCGCAGCATCGGGCCTGCTCTATACGGCCGGCATGATTTTGAACGACGTGTTCGATCTCGAAGTCGACCGCCAAGAGCGCCCGCAACGACCACTCCCCTCGGGACAGATTCCCGTGGCGCAGGCCCGCGTGTTGGGATTCTTGATGCTGCTGATGGGCGTGGGGTTCGGCTGGCTAGCGGGCTATTTGTATCAAGACGATCGATTGATGCCCTTCGCCTTTCCATGGCGGAGCGGTGTAATTGCCACGCTGCTGGCCATCGCAGTGCTCTCGTACGATGGGATCGTTAAGAAGACCTTACTTGGTCCGCTCAACATGGGGCTGTGTCGTTCGTTGAACGTGCTGCTGGGAATGAGTCTGGCGGGTGCCTCGCGAGCAGACGAAGTCGTTTATCTAGGCGGATACTCGTTGCTGGGCTATACCGCCGCACAGTTGGTCGTCGCGGCCGGTATGGGGATCTACGTCCTCGGCATCACGATCTATGCGAAGTTCGAAGCCGAACAGAGCAACACCTGGAAGTTACTCCTGGGCGTGCTGGTGATGACCAGTGGCGTGGTGCTGCTGGGGCTCGTCGCACTGCTGACCAAGTTGACCATTCAGCCCAACTACGTTTATTGGGTGCTGCTGGGCTTGCTGACCGTGACCATCCTGCGCCGCACCATCTCGGCCGCATTCGATGGTTCCCCCAAACTTGTGCAAGGTGCGGTCAAGCACGCGATCCTTTCGATTATCATGCTGGATGCCGCGTTGTGCCTGGCGTCCGGCCCGCCACCCTATGCCATTATTGTGGTGTCGCTCCTCGCGCCCGCCATGCTGCTGGGCAAATGGGTTTATTCCACTTAG